The Pirellulaceae bacterium region CGTCTTCAGCTAGTCCGCATTGCTGGAGCAATTGAGCCCCTTGGTCTTGAGCCGACGGCACTCCGACACCGGCGGCTTGCAGATGCGCGAGATTCATTTCAGGAGCACTTTGTGCCACGGCGGCATGAAACAAGCCTTTGGCCAGCGGCGATACCATGAGGCACAGTACGCTGCCGCCACCAGCAGATTCACCGAAAATCATGACGCGCTGAGGATCACCGCCAAAGGCTGCAATATTCCGCTGAACCCAGCGCAGGGCTTCAATCTGATCCAGAATGCCGTAATTGCCGGAAACTCCCAATGGAGATTCTTGACTGAGTGCGGAATGCGCCATGAAGCCAAACGCGCCCAAACGATAATTCATGGATACGAGCACAGCACCTTTTCGCGCCAGGGCCTCGCCGTCGTATAGCGGCTGCGACGCAGCTCCCATCGTGTAGCCACCACCATGAATCCACACCATCACGGGCAGTTTCTCCGCAGAGCGCTCGGCTGGAGTCCAGACGTTCAGGTACAAGCAGTCTTCGTCTTGCTCGGCGCCTATTGCCATTTGTGGGATGGCGCTCATCATCGGTGGTATGCGCTGGGGGCAGGCGCTACCATACTGAAAGCAATCGCGAACACCCGTCCATGATTCCGGAGGTTGGGGAGCCCGCCATCGCAACTGACCAACTGGGGGGCGGGCATAGGGGATGCCCTTGTACGCTTGCACATCTTGGTCGGCGCCGATCACTAGGCCACGGATTGTTCCAGAATCCAGCTGAACTTCGGTCGTAGCTACCGCCACTGCCTTAGCGTTTACGGTCGCTTGCTCGACAGCAAATCCAGCACTGGACAAACAAACGACCACGAACAAACAGTTCAACCAAGCCCAGTCGATATGCAGCCGATGACTCGATGTACACTGCTCAGCTTGCCAATGATTCTGAAAATTGGTATGCATACTGGCACCCTTCTTCTGCATAATTGCAGATGCTACAAAGATAAACCAAACTTCTGAATACGATTTTCGAATACGCATGACGGCGAGCGGCAAATTAGTAGCTGGCGTCGCCAGACGGCGGGCGAACTGGATTTCCACCATCTGGGGACAGCACCATCTACGGACAGTGCTACCGGCTACATTCTGTCGGGTCACTCACTAGGAAGTTGTAGGAAACGTGGTAACTCAACGTGCCAACTGGCCGTCTATCGCCGGGGTGGTTCCGACACGCGGCCATGGTTGAACTTGCTCGAGTTCGTAAGCTAATTCTAACAAAGTTCGCTCGGCGCCGTGCGCTGCCGCCAACTGAATTCCGATTGGTAGTCCTTCTCGCGACATTCCCATGGGCAATGAGATTGCCGGGCTACCATTGGTATTATTTAGTGGCGTGTACGCCGCATATTTCATCAGGCGTCCGATCAGTTCCTCAAACGGAACGTTGGGGCCTAAGTATCCCAACTGTGGTGTTACGTGCCCTAACACAGGGGTCAGCACAGCGTCAAATTCTTGGATGGCTTGTACATATTGAGACCAGGTGCGTTTCAGTCGCAGCAACATCAATGGCAATCTCCAAAGTCGCTTGCGGAAGCGATTGGCCAGACCACGCGTAAAGTCGTCGAATTGTGCGGGATCAAATTCGCCGCCGAATTGCCGCTTGCCAATCTTCCCGGTCATAAACGCCAAGAATGCCCAATAGTCCACAAAATCATCCACAAATGACGACTTAACTGGCTTGTGCATCTCTGTGGTTCGATGCCCCATCCCCTCAAGCAGGGCCACCGTGCGCTCCATGGTTGCTCGCGTTTGCGGGCAAGGCTGTCCCGTCAACGAATCGTACACTAGCCCAATCTTCAGCCGCTTTTTTCCCGGACCTTTGACTAAGCCAACGGCAGGCAGCTTGAGATTGCGCCAATACAACTCGGCACCAGCCACAAAATGCGCCGTATCGCGCACCGAGCGAGTTACGACGCCATCACAAAACACGTTCACTGGCAACGACTTGGCCAATTCGTGCATCACAAAGCGCTCACGCGTGGTTTTCAATCCCACCAAACCGCAGCAGGCCGCAGGAATTCGAATCGATCCACCGCCATCGTTTGCGTGCGCAATTGGCACGACGCCTGAGGCGACCATGGCAGCCGACCCTCCTGAACTACCGCCGCAAGAGTAATCTTTGTGCCATGGATTACAGGTCGGGCGCTCATGTTGAAACTCAGTGCTACAATTGAACCCAAACTCCGGCAGCCGTGTCTTGCCTAACAGTATAAAACCTTGCGCCAAGTATTGCTTGGTAAAGGCACCATCCTTGTGGGCCGGGGTCGGGGGCACTGCGCGGGAGCCATGGCGAGTCGGTAAGCCGGCCACATTGGTGTTGTCTTTAATGAAACTAGGCACACCAGCAAATGTGCCCTGACTGGGCCGTCGAGCTTGCTCGCGCGCCTTGTCGAAGATGGGTACTTGGATGGCGTTGAGTTGTTCGTCGACCCGTTGGGCACGGGCAATTGCGGCCTCTGCCAGTTCAAGCGAGCTGACATCACCGCGACGGACAAGTTCCGCCAAGCCCACCGCATCGTGGTCGCCTAAGACATCATCGCAGAAAGCATGTATCTGATTGTTGGACATGTCGTCGTGCAGTACGCTAGCCACGAGTGACAAGGAAATGGAGGCGAGACGAATAGTATACAGCGGCTGACGCTGTCCGCCCTGCCCCGACCTCGTCAGACAAATGAATTGCGAAAAAAGTTAAATCTGACAGACTGCCCATTCTAACTCGACCAGCAGGCTGTCAATATAACACGAAAGCCTATACTATCCCACCGTTGGTGCAAACTCGGAGTCGTGTGACGTTGGCTGTCGGGCTATGCTCATCGCCACTAGCCTTTGGAAGCTACTGGCAGCGTGAGTACTTGATAGTTCAGCTTCTACTTGTCAAAGGTGTTTTTCCATGTTTCGATTGCAGAAGCTGATTGCCTTTGTATTCGGCCTGGCATGTTTGGTCATCGGTCAAGTGCCGTTGACAGGCCAAGTGCCGGTGCGGCCCCTATCCGCTGCGCATGCCCACAACGACTATGAGCATCAACGGCCGCTGCTAGAAGCATTGGACCACGGCTTTACCAGTATTGAGGCGGATGTTTTCTTGGTCGATGGGCAATTGCTAGTGGCGCACAACCTGCGAGACGTCCGGCCGACTAGAACGCTTGAAGGTCTATATCTTGAACCGTTGAGTCAGCGTGTTAAGGAGTATGGTGCCGTTTATCCGGCAGGTGACACAGTGACCCTGTTAATTGATATCAAGAGCGAAGGCGCGACAACTTATGCAGCGCTCGATAAGTTGCTGGCTGGTTACGCGTACATGCTGTCGGTTTCCGAAGGCGGCCTGTATACCAACCGTGCTGTCACCGTCGTGATTAGTGGCAACCGACCGACGGAACTAATCCGTGCCTCGCAGCCACGCTACGCAGGCGTTGATGGAAGGTTAAGTGATTTGGATAGTGATCTGCCAGCGGATCTGCTTCCACTGATCAGTGACAATTGGCGGTTGCATTTTCGCTATCGGGGTCAAGGCGATATGAGTCAGACCGAACGGGATAAGCTGCGAGATATCGTGGATCGCGCTCATCGTAGTCAGCGGCGCGTACGGTTCTGGGCCACGCCAGAATCTGAAACACTGTGGCAAGTATTGTGCGCAGCTGGGGTCGATCTGATTGGGACCGATGATCTGCCAAAGCTCAGCGAATTTCTGAGGTCTGCTACGGGAGAAGTGCCCTAAGTGTTAGGCGTGGATCGCAACAGGGCGTGGAGACGCGCCAATCATGTCAGTGCAGCGGGGCGCGCCATAAATCAATCGGTCTGTCCGCACGCGTCTCAAATGGCAACCGAATTTTGCAGCCGCGCCGCGCCGACTCGTATGCCGCAAACAGCACTTCCAACACGGCCCGACCGTCTTGCCCGGTGACCAGTGGTATCTTGTCGTTCAAAACGCAATCGACGAAGTGTGAAATCTCTTGAGGGAATCCATAGTTCCAAGCCTCTTCGTAGATGGTGAAGCTCCAGCCCGCCGTCGAGCCGGCTTTTTCCACGGCGTAGTCATAACCGGCACGGCTGAAGGTTTCGATCGCATTGCCATGTAGCAGGTCCGCATAGGCCACTCCGTCACTGCCATGCACTTCGGCGCGATCGTCCATGCCTCCTAGCTTCGTCCAGCTCTCTTCAGCCAACCCCAACGTCCCATTGGCAAACTCAACGATGATCAGCGCATTGTCATCGCCGCGCGTTTTAGAGCCATGTACCTGAGTTGACATTTGCGCATACACAGAGCTGATCGGTGAATTGTTCAGCATCCAGCGAAAAAACGCAATCGCATGGCACCCCATATCCATGGTCACACCGCCGCCCGAACGCGCGACATCCCAAAAATGGTCGGCGTGGGGACCGTCATGTTTTTCCGATTGCTTAATTAAAGTTGGGGTGCCCAAGGCCCCTGAGTCTAGCAATTGCTTTAGTCTTACATATTTGGGAGCGAAGCACAGCTCTTCGGCGTACATCAGTTTGACACCTGCACGGCTGCAGGCTTCCAGCATCTGATCAGCCTGGGCTAGACTCAAGCACAGCGGCTTCTCTACCACTACATGTTTACCTGCCCCAGCGGCATCAACGGTCATCTGACAATGCAGGTCGTTTGGTGCACCAATTACAACCATCTCAATTTCGGGCATGTCGAGCAGTCGGCGGTAGTCCAGTACAGCTTGGGTCGATTCATATTTCTCGGCCAGTCGAGCCGCATTGCCAGGAGTGGGGGACGCCACAGCCACCAGACGAGCCTGAGGGCAGCGCGCCACCGATTCAGCGTGAATCGTGGAAATAAACTGAGAACCAATGATTCCAACCCCGACGGTCGACACGATGCAATTTCCTTCTACATTTGCGTACTGACAGTTCGCCCGCCTAATATTTCCGAAGGCCAGTGGGCGGCAGAATCCCCATCATGCTAGTCGATAATCGGAGACTAAGGGGAGTTGGCAGATAGTGGTTGCCGCGTATATTCTTTGAGTTCGCCCTTACCCATGGGCCGGTAGCTCAGTTGGTTAGAGCAGGGGACTCATAATCCCTTGGTCGCGGGTTCAAGTCCTGCCCGGCCTATTCTTGGGATTTCAGGGAAAGCGAAAGTAGCAGAATAGGTCGTTTGGGACGTATGCGAGATATTTCAGCATCGCTGTTTTGGAAAGTGCCAAGCGGATGCCGAATTGATTGCTCCTCGCTTCTAGTCGGGCGCGGGTGATGCGCGCGCGACGGCCGCCTTCGGCGGGGACGCTTGTTCTAGCGATCGCAATTGCTGGTCTAAGTAGGTAGTGCTCTGAAAGACTGTTGTATGTCCCCATACACCATGCGTCTGCGTTGTATGTCCCCGTGGAACTACCCGTAGAACTACAATTTGTTGGAACTATTCTGGTTTTGCGGCGTTTCCTGCTGGTTTAACTGTGTCTTTGAGTGCGGTGCAGAAACGACTAGCGTTGTCTACAATGGAGTCTTCGCAACTTCAGTGGTTTCGTGCTCTCCGGTGATCTAGCTCTCATGTTCGTTTCACTTCGCAAAGCGTTCGGCTTGGGGCTGTTGGTTGTTTGTAACGGTCACCTGCGCGCAGATACACCAGCGGCTGGTTCGCCGCCAACGGATTTGTCTGCCGAGGCACGGGCGATTTTGTCGGATCGCTGCTTCACGTGCCATGGTCCTGATGCCTCGCAGCGAGTTTCCGAATTACGGCTGGACGATCAACAATCGACTTACGAGTGGGCGGTCCAGCCAGGCAACTCGGCAGGTAGTGAGCTGGTCAAGCGCATCATGTCGTCCGATCCGGATTATGTGATGCCGCCACCGAGCACCAAGAGTGCTCTCTCCGACCAACAGAAGCAGACTCTGCAGCGGTGGATCGACTTGGGGGCAACTTTCGACAGGCATTGGTCGTTCGAGCCCCTGCGAGAATTGACGCCGCCGCCGATGCCGCAGTCGTTCGCATGGAACGAAAGCTCAAACCCTATCGACGCTTGGGTAGGCCAACAGCTAAGAGCCATTGGTCTGGAGCCGTCTGAACGCGCTGATCTAGTGACGCTAATCCGACGACTGACCATCGACTTGACAGGATTGTTGCCTACCGAGGCGGAGCTAGATGAATGGTTATCGACGAGCCAACCAGGAAATTGCGAGCCGCTGGTGGATCGGTTGCTAGGGAGTCCTCACTTTGGCGAAAAATGGGCGGTAGATTGGCTGGATGCGGCTCGATACGCCGACACGTTTGGCTACCAGGCCGATGTTTATCGTGCGACATGGCCATGGCGCGATTGGGTGGTCCGTGCGTTGAATGATAACTTACCGTTCGACCAATTCATTACCTGGCAGCTGGCAGGAGACTTGTTGCCTAATCCAACCCGCGATCAATTAGTCGCTACCGCTTTTAACCGCTTACACAGGCAGACGAACGAAGGTGGAAGCGTAGAAGAAGAATTTCGATCGGAATACGTGGCTGATCGGGTAAACACCTTTGGGGCTGCATTTCTTGGATTGACCATGGAATGTGCGCGGTGCCATGATCATAAGTATGATCCGATCACTCAGCGAGAGTACTATCAGTTGTCGGCGTTTTTTAACAATATCGATGAATCGGGATTGTATTCGCATTTCACCTCAGCCGTACCAACGCCGGCCTTGCCGTTGCCGACTCCCGAGCAAGAATCGCAGATCGCTCAACTGGCTGACAGGATAGCGCAGAAGCGGCGGCAGCTACAACAGCTAAGAGTGCTGTCGGCAGATCAGATTCATCCCGAACAGCAACCGATCTCCGATCAAAGTTCCGGTTCTGCTGAAATTCAGTCGTTGTCCAGGCTGCCCGAAGTTTCTGAGCAAATTTCAGCCATCCAGCAGCGACTCAACACGCGACAAGTTGCACACTATTCTTTCGACAGCATCGCAGACCATAAACTGCGTAACGAGGTCAAATCCCAAGATACAGGCAAGGTCAGCGATTCGCCCAGTTTGATTGACGGCGTGCTCGGCCAAGGCTTGTTACTGAGTGGTGAGAACAACGCCACCATCCCCGAAGGCGGTTCGTGGACGCGCCATCAGCCGTTTACGATCTCGCTGTGGATTCGTGTGCCACGACATTTTAACCGCTGCGTGGTCTTCCATCGTTCTCGGGCTTGGACGGATGCGGGTAGTCGCGGCTACGAACTGCTGCTGGAAGACGGAAAGTTGAGTGCCGCCATGATCCACTTTTGGCCGGGCAACGCTGTGCGCGTGTTGGCCGACCAACCGCTGCCACTGGACCAGTGGTGTCAAGTGACGTGGGTCTATGACGGTTCTAGTCAGGCGGACGGCATGGAACTTTATGTCAATGGCCAGCGGCAGGCGACTTCCATCGTCCGCGACTGCCTGACACAGTCGGCGCATGGTTCAGAAGCGAGCGAGCTAACGATTGGCCAGCGATTTCGAGATGTCGGCTTCAAAGACGGACGAGTCGATGAGCTGCGTCTATATGAAGCAGCGCTTACTGAACTTGAATGCCAATATCTGTACTGGCAAGACACTGCCCCTGATTCGGTAGCAGAGCAGATGGCGTTGGTCTCCCCACAACAGTGGCAACAGTTTGCGGCCCGCTGTGGGCCAGAGCAAACGCAGTTAGAATCTGAGTTGTTCGAGTTGCGCACCTCACTGAGCCAACTAGCGGAGCCGATACCTGAAATGATGGTCATGCGCGAGTTGCCTGAGCCGCGTCCAACGTTTGTGCTACGTCGTGGTACATACGATCAGCCTCAAGAGGCTGTTGAGCGCGGTGTGCCGGAAAGCATCTTGTCGTTGGCAAGCGTTACAGGGCAGAGCAATCAGACTAGCGATGTAGTCCCTGCGGTAGCTAGCGTCCGTCCCAGCCGGTTGGACCTGGCGCAGTGGCTGACTAGTCCCCAACATCCGCTGACCGCCCGCGTAGCCGTCAATCGCATTTGGCAGTCCTTGTTTGGTCGTGGGCTAGTGAGTACCGCCGAGGATTTTGGATCGCAAGGTACGCCGCCAACACACCCCGATTTATTGGACTGGCTGGCGGGGCAGTATATCCGCTCAGGTTGGAATACGAAGGCGCTCATCAAATTGATTGTCACCAGCCAGACCTACCAGCAGTCGTCCACTGCCAATACGGCATTGCTGCGAGATGATCCAGAGAATCGTTGGCTGGCGCGCGGGCCCGCCGTGCGCCTGAGCGCTGAACAGCTGCGCGATGCCGCGTTACAGGCTGGGAATTTATTAGTCACTAAACTTGGTGGACCACCCGTTAAGCCGTATCAACCCGACGGATTATGGGAGGAAAAGTCTGGACAAGCCTATCAACGCGACATCGGCGAAGGCAGTCGCCGCCGCAGCGTGTACACTTTTTGGAAGCGAACGTCACCGCCACCGATGATGATGACGTTTGATGCCAGCAATCGCGAAGTCTGCATGGTCCAGCGCCAGAGGACATTGACACCGCTGCAGACGCTGGTGTTGTTGAATGACCCGCAGTTTGTCGAGGCGGCGCGCGGGCTGGCCAGCCATGTCGCCGAGCAGCATGGTCACTTGCCAGATCGACTCAAATCCATATTCCGCAGGCTGACAGCACGTCAGCCTGTCTCGGCAGAATTAGATGTTCTCCAGCGACTGTACGCTGAACAATTCGATTACTTCCAATCGAATCCGTCGGCGATCGAGCAGTTCTTAACTGTTGGTGACTTTCGAGCGCCGGATGAGCTGGTTGGTCCCGAGTTGGCGGCGCTATGCGTAGTGGCCGAGGGATTGATGAGCTACGACGAATTCGTCATGAAAAGGTAGTAAACAGCCATGCCCCCGTTGTCATCAGCTAATTCGCCGATCGGTCTGACCGGGCCCGAGTGCCAGTCCTGGCAGCAGCGCCAGACGAGAAGATACTTTTTTGGACGTAGCGCCCTGGGGATGTCTACAGCGGCGCTGGCGGGAGTATTTCAGCGCGAGTTGCACGCCAGCGATGCTAATGCGGTTAATCCAGGAATCGGTGGTCTGTTGCAGCACTTTCATCATGCTCCGCGCGCCACGCGCATGATCTATCTGTTTATGAGCGGGGGACCTTCGCAGATCGACTTGTTCGATTACAAGCCGCGATTGAATCAAGATCAGGGAATTGAGATTCCGGAGTCGGTACGAATGGGGCAACGCTTGACGGGCATGTCCGGCAATCAAGCCAGTTTGCCGCTAGCGGGGTCAGCTTTCAAGTTTGCCCGGCATGGGCAGAGTGGTGCGTGGATCAGCGAATTGTTGCCACATACTGCGCAAGTCGTTGACGAATTGTGTTTCGTCAAATCGGTGTACACCGAAGCGATCAACCATGACCCGGCGATCACCTTTATCCAGACCGGTTCTCAGGTCGCTGGCCGACCGTCGTTGGGCGCCTGGCTAGACTATGGGCTCGGTAGTACCAACCAGGATTTGCCGGCCTTCTGTGTGTTAGTGACTAAAAACAAAGGCGGCCAGCCTCTGTACGCTCGGCTATGGGGCAGCGGATTTCTGCCGGCCAATCATCAAGGGGTACAATTTCGGGCAGGCTCCAGTCCAGTGCTTTACCTAAGCAATCCGGATGGTATCTCACGAGATTCGCGGCGCCGAATGCTCGATCGACTGAATGAACTGCATGAATTGGAGCTTCAATCGCGCATGGACCCGTTGATTGAGCAGCGAGTAGCGCAAAGCGAGATGGCCTTTCGAATGCAAGCGTCGATACCCGAGGTGGCTGATATCAGCCATGAGCCTCAGAGTACATTTGATCTGTACGGTGAGGAAGCCCGTCAGCCCGGCACGTTTGCAGCCAATTGTTTGCTGGCGCGGCGATTGATCGAGCGCGATGTGCGCTGCGTTCAATTATTTCACAAGGATTGGGATCACCATGGTGGATTGCCCGGTGCTATCAGGGCCGAGTGTCGCCAAGTCGACCAAGCCTCAGCTGCTTTGGTTCAAGACTTGAAGCGTCTGGGGTTGCTGGCTGAAACACTGGTCGTGTGGGGGGGGGAATTTGGCCGCACCGCTTACAGTCAAGGCAAACTAACGGCGACTGATTATGGTCGAGACCATCATCCGCGTTGTTTCACAATGTGGATGGCCGGCGGAGGGGTGAGAGCAGGTACCAGTTATGGCGTGACCGACGACTACAGTTATAACATCCTCGAGCAACCAGTTCACATCCACGATCTAAACGCTACTATCATGCATCTGCTGGGAATCGATCATGAGCGGCTGACCTTCAAGTATCAAGGGCGGCACTACCGCCTGACAGACGTGCATGGCACCATCATCCAGGATATTCTGAGTTAATACACAATCAAAAAAAGAGATTTCGATTCACAAGTGGAGTGAAATGCGATGGGCGCCAAGAATGTTTTGGGTCGAGAGATGGAAGCCTGCGGTACTAAGCCGATGACGGGGTTCTATCGTGATGGTTGCTGCAACACGGGGCCTGAAGACGCTGGGTTGCATTTGGTGTGCGCTGAAATGACCGACGAGTTCCTGAAGTTTTCCAAGAGTCGCGGTAACGATTTGTCGACTCCTATGCCGCAGTACGACTTTCCAGGTTTGGAGTCCGGTGATCGTTGGTGTCTGTGCGTGCTGCGGTGGAAGGAAGCGTTTGAGGCTGGAATGGCTCCGCTGGTCAATTTGCGTGCAACACACATTAGCGCTCTGGAGTTTATCGACTTGGAGACTCTCAAAGAATATGCTACTGGGGACTCGTTAGACGATTAGCTCTGCTCGTCGTTCTGCGCGCCAGTGCCTGAAATCTTTTCGGGTGTCTATCTACTGGACCTGGCGGCTATGATCTGAGACAGACGGCTACGCCCACCTTCTGGCGAAGGAAGTTACGTTTATGTTCTGGCAAATGCGGCAACGATGGATGGCTGACCACTAGAGCTATTGTCGGTTATCCGGTAAAGTGACTGACGTTAATCACGATTGCTCAATTGCCCTGGATAGTCTACACAGCAGGCACTGGGATACGTTCGTAAATTCTCTTGATGGGCACGCAAATCATGAGTCTCCAGCCCTTTTCGGCTGCTTGGCCATCTGATTTTTCCGGTCGTGTAAGTCTGTTTCCGTTGCCCAATGCAATTCTGTTCCCCAATTCAATTCTGCCACTGCATATTTTCGAGCCGCGATATTGCGAAATGCTGACTGACGCCCTGGCGTCTGATCGGTTAATTGCGATGGCGGTGTTGAAACCCGACTGGCAGGCTCACTATGATCAGCGTCCACAGATAGAACGGTCGGTATGCGTAGGCAAAATTGTGTCTCACACACCTTGCGACAACGACCGACACAACATCTTGATGTTGGGATTAAAACGAGCACGGATCACCCGCGAGTTGGATAGTCCCAAGATGTATCGTGTGGCAGAAGT contains the following coding sequences:
- a CDS encoding LON peptidase substrate-binding domain-containing protein; its protein translation is MSLQPFSAAWPSDFSGRVSLFPLPNAILFPNSILPLHIFEPRYCEMLTDALASDRLIAMAVLKPDWQAHYDQRPQIERSVCVGKIVSHTPCDNDRHNILMLGLKRARITRELDSPKMYRVAEVEVLEDYYPDDPDQLRQQLTQDLQNSFMRFVPDGLAAQDSFQQLIGQPIPLGTLTDAIAHVTNLPMAIKLQLLAEANVDSRCRLLMRCLEQRSADSDASAEISLRQDVLAGNFPPPFSEN
- a CDS encoding amidase, which gives rise to MASVLHDDMSNNQIHAFCDDVLGDHDAVGLAELVRRGDVSSLELAEAAIARAQRVDEQLNAIQVPIFDKAREQARRPSQGTFAGVPSFIKDNTNVAGLPTRHGSRAVPPTPAHKDGAFTKQYLAQGFILLGKTRLPEFGFNCSTEFQHERPTCNPWHKDYSCGGSSGGSAAMVASGVVPIAHANDGGGSIRIPAACCGLVGLKTTRERFVMHELAKSLPVNVFCDGVVTRSVRDTAHFVAGAELYWRNLKLPAVGLVKGPGKKRLKIGLVYDSLTGQPCPQTRATMERTVALLEGMGHRTTEMHKPVKSSFVDDFVDYWAFLAFMTGKIGKRQFGGEFDPAQFDDFTRGLANRFRKRLWRLPLMLLRLKRTWSQYVQAIQEFDAVLTPVLGHVTPQLGYLGPNVPFEELIGRLMKYAAYTPLNNTNGSPAISLPMGMSREGLPIGIQLAAAHGAERTLLELAYELEQVQPWPRVGTTPAIDGQLAR
- a CDS encoding DUF1501 domain-containing protein, whose translation is MSTAALAGVFQRELHASDANAVNPGIGGLLQHFHHAPRATRMIYLFMSGGPSQIDLFDYKPRLNQDQGIEIPESVRMGQRLTGMSGNQASLPLAGSAFKFARHGQSGAWISELLPHTAQVVDELCFVKSVYTEAINHDPAITFIQTGSQVAGRPSLGAWLDYGLGSTNQDLPAFCVLVTKNKGGQPLYARLWGSGFLPANHQGVQFRAGSSPVLYLSNPDGISRDSRRRMLDRLNELHELELQSRMDPLIEQRVAQSEMAFRMQASIPEVADISHEPQSTFDLYGEEARQPGTFAANCLLARRLIERDVRCVQLFHKDWDHHGGLPGAIRAECRQVDQASAALVQDLKRLGLLAETLVVWGGEFGRTAYSQGKLTATDYGRDHHPRCFTMWMAGGGVRAGTSYGVTDDYSYNILEQPVHIHDLNATIMHLLGIDHERLTFKYQGRHYRLTDVHGTIIQDILS
- a CDS encoding phosphatidylinositol-specific phospholipase C/glycerophosphodiester phosphodiesterase family protein, which produces MFRLQKLIAFVFGLACLVIGQVPLTGQVPVRPLSAAHAHNDYEHQRPLLEALDHGFTSIEADVFLVDGQLLVAHNLRDVRPTRTLEGLYLEPLSQRVKEYGAVYPAGDTVTLLIDIKSEGATTYAALDKLLAGYAYMLSVSEGGLYTNRAVTVVISGNRPTELIRASQPRYAGVDGRLSDLDSDLPADLLPLISDNWRLHFRYRGQGDMSQTERDKLRDIVDRAHRSQRRVRFWATPESETLWQVLCAAGVDLIGTDDLPKLSEFLRSATGEVP
- a CDS encoding DUF1553 domain-containing protein, which encodes MFVSLRKAFGLGLLVVCNGHLRADTPAAGSPPTDLSAEARAILSDRCFTCHGPDASQRVSELRLDDQQSTYEWAVQPGNSAGSELVKRIMSSDPDYVMPPPSTKSALSDQQKQTLQRWIDLGATFDRHWSFEPLRELTPPPMPQSFAWNESSNPIDAWVGQQLRAIGLEPSERADLVTLIRRLTIDLTGLLPTEAELDEWLSTSQPGNCEPLVDRLLGSPHFGEKWAVDWLDAARYADTFGYQADVYRATWPWRDWVVRALNDNLPFDQFITWQLAGDLLPNPTRDQLVATAFNRLHRQTNEGGSVEEEFRSEYVADRVNTFGAAFLGLTMECARCHDHKYDPITQREYYQLSAFFNNIDESGLYSHFTSAVPTPALPLPTPEQESQIAQLADRIAQKRRQLQQLRVLSADQIHPEQQPISDQSSGSAEIQSLSRLPEVSEQISAIQQRLNTRQVAHYSFDSIADHKLRNEVKSQDTGKVSDSPSLIDGVLGQGLLLSGENNATIPEGGSWTRHQPFTISLWIRVPRHFNRCVVFHRSRAWTDAGSRGYELLLEDGKLSAAMIHFWPGNAVRVLADQPLPLDQWCQVTWVYDGSSQADGMELYVNGQRQATSIVRDCLTQSAHGSEASELTIGQRFRDVGFKDGRVDELRLYEAALTELECQYLYWQDTAPDSVAEQMALVSPQQWQQFAARCGPEQTQLESELFELRTSLSQLAEPIPEMMVMRELPEPRPTFVLRRGTYDQPQEAVERGVPESILSLASVTGQSNQTSDVVPAVASVRPSRLDLAQWLTSPQHPLTARVAVNRIWQSLFGRGLVSTAEDFGSQGTPPTHPDLLDWLAGQYIRSGWNTKALIKLIVTSQTYQQSSTANTALLRDDPENRWLARGPAVRLSAEQLRDAALQAGNLLVTKLGGPPVKPYQPDGLWEEKSGQAYQRDIGEGSRRRSVYTFWKRTSPPPMMMTFDASNREVCMVQRQRTLTPLQTLVLLNDPQFVEAARGLASHVAEQHGHLPDRLKSIFRRLTARQPVSAELDVLQRLYAEQFDYFQSNPSAIEQFLTVGDFRAPDELVGPELAALCVVAEGLMSYDEFVMKR
- a CDS encoding Gfo/Idh/MocA family oxidoreductase, yielding MSTVGVGIIGSQFISTIHAESVARCPQARLVAVASPTPGNAARLAEKYESTQAVLDYRRLLDMPEIEMVVIGAPNDLHCQMTVDAAGAGKHVVVEKPLCLSLAQADQMLEACSRAGVKLMYAEELCFAPKYVRLKQLLDSGALGTPTLIKQSEKHDGPHADHFWDVARSGGGVTMDMGCHAIAFFRWMLNNSPISSVYAQMSTQVHGSKTRGDDNALIIVEFANGTLGLAEESWTKLGGMDDRAEVHGSDGVAYADLLHGNAIETFSRAGYDYAVEKAGSTAGWSFTIYEEAWNYGFPQEISHFVDCVLNDKIPLVTGQDGRAVLEVLFAAYESARRGCKIRLPFETRADRPIDLWRAPLH
- a CDS encoding DUF2237 domain-containing protein, with translation MGAKNVLGREMEACGTKPMTGFYRDGCCNTGPEDAGLHLVCAEMTDEFLKFSKSRGNDLSTPMPQYDFPGLESGDRWCLCVLRWKEAFEAGMAPLVNLRATHISALEFIDLETLKEYATGDSLDD
- a CDS encoding carboxylesterase family protein; amino-acid sequence: MHTNFQNHWQAEQCTSSHRLHIDWAWLNCLFVVVCLSSAGFAVEQATVNAKAVAVATTEVQLDSGTIRGLVIGADQDVQAYKGIPYARPPVGQLRWRAPQPPESWTGVRDCFQYGSACPQRIPPMMSAIPQMAIGAEQDEDCLYLNVWTPAERSAEKLPVMVWIHGGGYTMGAASQPLYDGEALARKGAVLVSMNYRLGAFGFMAHSALSQESPLGVSGNYGILDQIEALRWVQRNIAAFGGDPQRVMIFGESAGGGSVLCLMVSPLAKGLFHAAVAQSAPEMNLAHLQAAGVGVPSAQDQGAQLLQQCGLAEDATLEQMRMLDAQLLVDVFPTLEIDKNVELNLRRTSLAIAPIVDGVVIPDLPNAVFAANQAHPVPLAIGNTRDEMTLFLTQTPLPKEVAEYQRIIHTNFGELSAEVLAAYPASTTKEIREAIIHLVGDAVFGAQARHAARLHTKNGHPAFRYVFSCGSKQFPLSMLGAHHACEIPFIFGQPANPNDADKKTVEIIQSYWMNLAGQGNPNAQGLPEWPKYNLASEILIEFDGDVTLRETHRNVQLDLADRLLGR